CACTAAAAGCAACTTGAAATCCAGATAATACTCCTTCCAAACCTCCCATAATAACCTCCCCTAAAAAGGCATGATTCCTTGTGGCAAACGAATTTGTAATACACTTGTAAACAAAAGATAAAATGTTAATGGTACGAGAACAGCTGTAAAAGCGTTAATTACATGTTTTCTATACCCCAATAAATACGAGCAAGAGAATATGAAGAAAATGCTTACAATTAGAAACCCTAAGCTTTCTAAAAAACTAGCATAAAAAATAATGAGCACAAATACACCAAGTAATTTCAGTAAATCAGCCTTACTTATATTAAATTTGTCTTTTTCGGAGTGTCCTTTTCCAAAAAATAAAGTGATTGAAAGTAATAATAATAATATTCCTAATATTATTGGCAAAGCATTAGAATCTATCGGTACATAAGCATATGATGGTAATCTAAAAGCGAAAAAAAGATAAATGGCAGCTAGGCACCATAGAAAAAGTGCAATCTTCCTATTTAACGGTTTTAACATATTAAAAACCCCCTTCCCCCTATTTATTTTTTAATACTCCAAGTTCATCCAGTAATTGTTTAGCCTCTTCTTGCTGTTCATCTAAAAAATCTTTGTACTCCTCACCATACATGAACATTTCATCCCAACCATACTGTTTCCTAATTTCTTTCCATTCATCTGATTCATTTAATTCTTTGAACTTAGAAACATAGTAATCCACAGCATTTCCATCTATATTAGGTGGTGCAAAAAAGCCTCTCCAATTCACAAAATTGGAGTCAATTCCCTGTTCTTTAACCGTTGGATATTCAGAAATGACTTCTCCCTCTAACCGCTCTTCAGATGTAACTCCAAGAACTTTTATTTTTCCTGCTTTTGCCTGTTCAATTGTTTCTGCAACACCAGTTGAATAAACATCAACACTTCCGTTCAATAAAGCTGTTAATGTTCCTCCATCCTGCTCAGATACATATTTAATTTTTTTAATATCTACTCCAGCTTCCTTGGCAATTTTTACAAATTGAATATGATCCATACTCCCAGGAGAAGATGCGCCAACTATTGTAACGGAAGAAGGATCTTCCTTCATATCTTCAAACAAGTCATTTAAGTTTTTCCATTTCGAGTCTGCTCTTACTGCAAAAGCACCATAATCAGCAATTACATTAGCAATTGGCGTAAAATCCGTGTGATCATACTGGGATTGACCATTTAACGGTACATCAATTAATGGAGGAGAAGCTATAAACAAATGATGCGGATTTCCTGCTTTCTCAGCCACATAAGCCCAACCAACCGCTCCCCCTCCACCGGGTTTATTTACCACTCCAATATCTTGTTCTATCATCCCTTCTTCTTCAAATATTTTTGTAACCATTCTGGCAGTTGTATCCCAACCGCTCCCAGCACCAGCAGGAGCAAGAATTTCAATCTGTTCTTCTGGTGTCCATTCCCCATTATTCGCTTTATTGTTATTGGAACAAGCTATTAAAGTAACCAAACTTACAAAACCAAAAATTAGTAGCCATTTGTTTCTCAACGTAATCATCCTTTCATTTTTGTATAAAAAATTCGCCTGTAAGAGCTTTTCATAGTTGATGATGGATTTTCTAATGCAATCTATAGCGGTTTCTTTTAATTGAGATACATAAAAAATATAATGGCTCTCACCCAAAAAGGTCACTAAGTCATTTTTGACACTAAATTATAGTAAAAAGTAATGAAATGAAACTACATCTTATTGGTTTTGGAGCAGCCAATTTTAGAACAACCCCTTTTTGGGCGCTAACCATATAATAAGTTTTATTCATTCATTTTTTGAGCCCACCTTGAAACGTATGTTGCATATGCATTTCTAACAATGATAAGAATGTTTTATATGCTAAAATTTTTTACAAGGAATTAGATCACTTCTTTATCATTTTGTTTTTCCTTATCAATCTCATTACTTCCATAAAAAATATCTGGGAAAAGCTTTTTTATATCTTCGTTGAAGAACAATTCGTACTTCACTAATGTATCTCTACCAGGATCAGCATCCCCTTTTTCGATTTTTCTGACATAAATAGTTGAAATGCCCAATTCTTTTGCTAGTTCTTGTTGAGTCAATTGATGTTTCTTTCTAAGCTGTGTAAGTGCTTTTCGTTCCATTAACTATTCTCCCTCCGTTTGATAACTTTTTTATCATTATAAACACTATAAAAGATAAACTAATTATCGTCAATGGTTTTTAGAAAATTTTATTATCATAGATAAACATTTTATCGGTTGTCCGTTATAATAGAGGTAATTTGAGGTGGTCATATGAAAAAGAACTCTCCTGTATTCGGAAATAGATTGAAGTTTCTACGGAAACAAAAAGGCTTAAAACAGGAAGATGTTGCAAAATCTCTTGGCATTTCTCGAGCTAGGTATTCACATTATGAGAACAATCATGTAGAGCCAGATATAGAAATGCTTAAAAATTTATCACAATTTTATAATGTAACTATTGATTACCTAGTAGGAAATAGTAATCAAAACCATCATAAAGATGAAGTTTTAAAAGCCTTTGCTAATGATCCAGAATTAGAACTTTGGTATAGAGAATTACCAAGCAATGGAGAGAAGGATTTGCATCGACTTAAAAAGATTTGGGATGTTTTTAAAGAGGAATAAAACAGGTGTAGAAAAATTTCTTCATTTAGACTTATGAGGAAATTTTCTATTGGAAGTTCATTCCAAAAAGAAGTTCAGAAAGTTTCCTAAGCTCAGGGTCATTCTTCGGGATTTATATAATACGCCAACTATAAATTTCCAAAGATAACAAAAACTTACATGACCGCCTTTGGGCATACATTAATTTGTTCTGTATAATAGTATTTTACATAATATACTTGGTGCGAACCCCAAGCGCACATAAAAACCCCGGGGGATTCGCACCAAAATTCACTTGTTTTTGTGGTAATATATGTAATATAATTCAACACAATTAGCATTATTTACGATTTCCAAGCTAAAAATATGCTGTTTTTTGATTGTTTTTGTTATTTTTAGGAAGAAATCGCAGTCGCACCTTATATAGGTGCGTGGATTGAAATTTGCCTATCCCTTACAAAATTAAATTTTAAATCACGTCGCACCTTATATAGGTGCGTGGATTGAAATTTTGTTAGATTTATATAACGGAAAGTGGACGATAGGTCGCACCTTATATAGGTGCGTGGATTGAAATTTAACCATGTGCTTATTACACTTAACAAAGTGTTGTCGCACCTTATATAGGTGCGTGGATTGAAATTATTAAAGGGAAATAAACTATATTGTAGGCAAGGTGTCGCACCTTATATAGGTGCGTGGATTGAAATGTTATCGACCGAGCACTAGTCGACCAAGACATAAGTCGCACCTTATATAGGTGCGTGGATTGAAATTAGGAAGCTTATATCCTTTTTTGAGGTACTGCCGGTCGCACCTTATATAGGTGCGTGGATTGAAATGATACAAAAGGCGATAAGATCGCTGAAACAGTTACGGTCGCACCTTATATAGGTGCGTGGATTGAAATTGCATTTTCGGCTTTTGTGGGTAATTTAGGAGGGGTCGCACCTTATATAGGTGCGTGGATTGAAATATCTCTGATTTTGACGACCTTGCGAACCGAAAAGTCGCACCTTATATAGGTGCGTGGATTGAAATATAACGGCGACCGGAATAACCTAACTCGTTTAAACGTCGCACCTTATATAGATACAACAAGCTCAGAAAAAATGAAATCGCTCGCACACACCCTATTGCTACCAAATCTCTAAAAGACATGAACCAAATAACCTAACGGAGGCGCGTATGTTTATTTATATCCTTATATCTTTAAGTATCATTATCCTAACCGTCATAATTAGCGTTCTTTGGCTAATTTCATGGTCAAAAAAGCCTGATGCAGATTACGTTTTAAAATTTATAGCTAAAAATCCGCAAAGATCTTCCTTAATAATTATAAAGAACGGAAAATCGCTCGCAAACGTTAACGCGAATGAACGAAAACCATTAGCTAGCACGGTAAAAATCATGATTGCCATTGAATTTTCCCAACAAGCGGCTAATGGTAGCATAAACCCAGACGAAAAAGTTCATCTTGATGATCTCGCTCGTTTTTACGTATCTCACACTGATGGAGGCGCGCATGAAAAATGGTTAATAGAAATGGAAAAACACGGATTTTTGCAAGATAGATCCGTATCGTTAATGAATATTGCAAAAGGAATGATGTCACACAGCTCCAATGCTAATACAGAATACCTCATGATGCGCATTGGTTTGGAAAACATTAATAAAAATGTAAACAAACTTGAGCTTCCTCAACATGAAAAACTGTTTCCTTTTGTTTCAGCCCTATTTATCCCCTATGAGGTTGAGCTCAATAAAGGTCTAGACATTACTAATAAACAAGATACTAAAAAAATACTTGCACATATACAGGAAATGTCACAAGAAGCTTATATAAATGAAGCGATTAAAATCCATCAGAAACTATCCCAAGATGTAAATGGTGAATATAAGGAATGCGTTAATATCAGAGAATGGTATAATTCGGAGTTTGACAAAATTAATTCTAAACGATTCACTCATTCTACCACATCAGAATATATTTCTATCCTAGAACAAATGAACAAAGGCTCTTATTTCCCATCTCATGTTTGGGCTTATTTACAACCGATTATAGAATGGCCAATGAAATTCGAAAATAATCAAGCCAGGTTTAAACACGTTGGAGGTAAAGGTGGATCCACTGCTTCTATACTTACATATGCTTTTTACGCTGAAGATAAAGAAGGTAATAAAATGGAGTTAGCTGCTTTTTTCAATGATATTGAGGGCTATGAAACAATGAAACTTTCAAATAGTTCTTCCGCCTTTCAATTAGCCATGTTCACTGAAGGAGCAAAGTGGAAAAAGAAATTGCAACAACTTCACTGAAGAACTTTCCACCCCACGGATATTCTACAGCTTGTAGAATATCCATTTTCGTTTAAAATAGTACATCCAAAAATATGCACCATCCTTTAAGGAATATGTTCCTAGTTTCACCCCGTCAATTCATTAGTAAATTTTACACAGAGCTTTTGTACTGAAAATTTTTCATTTAATTAACTTGTATTCCTTAAAATGGAACTAATTACTCTATTGTAAAAATTTAATTTTTAGTACCCTATATCTAGAGAAAAAATTTGTTCACGTGGTGATTTGATGTGGTTAGAACTAAGTAAGTTTAACTCACAGTTACTCTGTTTAAACCGCCTAATTAGTGCCTCCAACATGAGAATTCGGAAAAAAGAGAAAAAATAAGACATTTGAATGAGCTTTTAAGTTACAACAAAATACAAATGATTTTATGAACATTAAAAATGCTTGTATACAGCCTGAATTCACTACAAAAAGCTTCCATGGTAATCTTGCCAAAGAAGTGCAAAACTTCAGAAAAAAATCAACTGAAAATGAGCTTTTTAGGTATCCAAAGAATATATAATCGAAGCGGAAGATCAAATAAGGCAAATAGAAAGCGATTTAGCTGCTACAGAAAGCAATATTACTTCATGGAGAAGATAACCTGCTTTTGTTACAAAACATAAGTGCGAGTTGAAAAGCCAAATATGAACGTGCGAAAATAGGATTGCATGAAATAGTAAAAAAAACTCACCAATTGAGGAAACGGACACAAGTATATTATAGGATTTATACAGAACACACTTTAATGCTGTAAATGATACCATAATGTAGAGTGGATAGTAGTTCAATACGCATAAAGAAAGGAACATGTATATGCTTGTTTTATATCCTTTAGGACAGGGAGTTTTTATAGGATGCATTGTTGCAGCCTTAACCATCTTATTTGTCAAGACCGTTAAATCTAAAATTGTTATTTATGCACCTAGCTCTCTAGCAACTATTATTTTTCTTGTCATACTGGCGGAAGCATATACTTCTTCGTGTGCTGCTCCTAATTGTTATACCGCAATGGTAAATACTATTATTTCTATTACAGTATTAATCTTTTCGATCCCCTCTTTCATTTGCGCCTATTTAAAAATTGGTTAAAGAAAAAGGTAAAATTTGTAATATTTTTGCAATATATAGATGCAAAGGTAACTACATTGTGCTTACTAATTACCTTAATCTTTTTATCTCTTTTTTCGTTCATTTTTATTGGGGGACTACCTTATCCGACCACACTAATTATGTTAATGGGCGTAACGAATGGAATGGTTGTCTTTTATTCACTAATTTTTCACCCTATTGCTGTAGGTTTATATAATGCAAATGTGTATCCTACGTCTGATAGTATAACGGGTTATATTTTTAAATATGTTGCCATTTTCTCTTCTGGGCTTAATTATCACGCCCGAATGACACTTGGGCGCATGCCGCTTTGGTAAATAAGCCATTTGCGATCCTTTTCCTAATGGTATTGATATTCGTTACGATACAGTAGGAATCATATCTTACTTCAATAAATAAAAAAAAGGAGCTTTTTATGTTAAAAACGCCTGTATTAAAATTGACAGTTAAAGAATAGTTGCTACTTTATAACTTAGTGGTTTTGAGTATATAGTTAATCAAACCATTCAAGATGATGGACTCAATAAATACTGAAGAGCAGTTTAAACGCTTTGAATCTTCAACAAAAAA
This genomic interval from Virgibacillus pantothenticus contains the following:
- a CDS encoding tripartite tricarboxylate transporter TctB family protein, which codes for MLKPLNRKIALFLWCLAAIYLFFAFRLPSYAYVPIDSNALPIILGILLLLLSITLFFGKGHSEKDKFNISKADLLKLLGVFVLIIFYASFLESLGFLIVSIFFIFSCSYLLGYRKHVINAFTAVLVPLTFYLLFTSVLQIRLPQGIMPF
- a CDS encoding Bug family tripartite tricarboxylate transporter substrate binding protein, giving the protein MITLRNKWLLIFGFVSLVTLIACSNNNKANNGEWTPEEQIEILAPAGAGSGWDTTARMVTKIFEEEGMIEQDIGVVNKPGGGGAVGWAYVAEKAGNPHHLFIASPPLIDVPLNGQSQYDHTDFTPIANVIADYGAFAVRADSKWKNLNDLFEDMKEDPSSVTIVGASSPGSMDHIQFVKIAKEAGVDIKKIKYVSEQDGGTLTALLNGSVDVYSTGVAETIEQAKAGKIKVLGVTSEERLEGEVISEYPTVKEQGIDSNFVNWRGFFAPPNIDGNAVDYYVSKFKELNESDEWKEIRKQYGWDEMFMYGEEYKDFLDEQQEEAKQLLDELGVLKNK
- a CDS encoding helix-turn-helix transcriptional regulator, coding for MERKALTQLRKKHQLTQQELAKELGISTIYVRKIEKGDADPGRDTLVKYELFFNEDIKKLFPDIFYGSNEIDKEKQNDKEVI
- a CDS encoding helix-turn-helix domain-containing protein, whose protein sequence is MKKNSPVFGNRLKFLRKQKGLKQEDVAKSLGISRARYSHYENNHVEPDIEMLKNLSQFYNVTIDYLVGNSNQNHHKDEVLKAFANDPELELWYRELPSNGEKDLHRLKKIWDVFKEE
- a CDS encoding serine hydrolase is translated as MFIYILISLSIIILTVIISVLWLISWSKKPDADYVLKFIAKNPQRSSLIIIKNGKSLANVNANERKPLASTVKIMIAIEFSQQAANGSINPDEKVHLDDLARFYVSHTDGGAHEKWLIEMEKHGFLQDRSVSLMNIAKGMMSHSSNANTEYLMMRIGLENINKNVNKLELPQHEKLFPFVSALFIPYEVELNKGLDITNKQDTKKILAHIQEMSQEAYINEAIKIHQKLSQDVNGEYKECVNIREWYNSEFDKINSKRFTHSTTSEYISILEQMNKGSYFPSHVWAYLQPIIEWPMKFENNQARFKHVGGKGGSTASILTYAFYAEDKEGNKMELAAFFNDIEGYETMKLSNSSSAFQLAMFTEGAKWKKKLQQLH